Genomic segment of Catharus ustulatus isolate bCatUst1 chromosome 3, bCatUst1.pri.v2, whole genome shotgun sequence:
atttttaagTTCTCATGACTATCCTTTAATCTTCATATAAAACGTGTTTAGTGACACAGACAAAGCTGTAgatggagcagaaaaaaatcagttctttgAAGTAATAACCATGGCAAAATATCATTTGCAAATGCAGCATCAGGAATGCAATCCAGATATTTCTGTCTGCAGTTCTGCatacaaacagaaaatcctAATGTTCAAGAAGGTATTTTCAGATATatcctttgtttttctgttactAGCAAATCAGGCATTAGCAGCAAAAGGACACGTGGACAGATCAGTCAGTACAGAGATGGTCAGAGTGAGGCACATACCTAAAGCACAGGAGGGAACAGACTCAAAGTCTGCTACTTTCTGAGTGTGCACCTTAACCCCTCAGCTACCAGGCAAAACATGGAGAGAATTTCTTCACTTTGATGGATTTAGGCCTGTGTCTTTTTTGAATGAAACCAGGGACCATGCTTTTGTTTTACAATGCAGCTTTTTAGCCTTTTGCAGTAATAAGAAATAGCAGGAGGGGAACAGTGGAAATTTTAAAGCCATCACTAATTCCTTCACCCTCAAAAAATCCAAGCCACCCCCCAAATGCAGCTGCTGACAGTGACAGAGCTTCTCcctgcagtttttcttctgctgagaaGGAAAGCCAACCAGGGCCACAGGCTGGGGAACAGTGCAGTGGCTCCCCACATCCTTTGGTTAGAACCACGTTGCAGGATGGTAGCTCCTTCCACACTGTGGGGGATTTAGCACCTTTGTGCCATCTCATCCTGCAGCTGTTGAAGATGGATGAGCAGGTCCTAAACTCTTACTTCAGCATGAATTAAAGTTCAGCACATAAGGAAGATGAGAGTGTGTGGGTTAGGTGTGTGGAGGATGAGGCGGCAACCCCATTTCTAACAAGGTACAAAGGCAGTTAAATGTTTCATGTGCAGCAGGATGCTGTGTCAGAGCTGCTACATTCAAAGGCCACTCCATCTTCTGACCTGCTCTGGTTCAGCAGCtacttgttttttaaacatttggaAGATCTTTTCTTCGCCAGTCTCATGTTTTGCCATTGCTTCCAATGTCTCTTCATCTAAGGACTGAAATGCTTCATCTAAGCAAGAAAAGAGAACAATAAAAGTTAAGGCTAATACAAGACACTAAACATTAAAAACGGTATTAGCACgtgtaaattaattttgcttcagAAGTAATTCCTGGCATAaatctaagatttttttttcctttcatggcATGTTAAGATTTGGTCACACACAGGTCTATTTACTAGTTTTACTTGCATTTTAAACATAGATGTCAGTACTGGAATACTGGAAAGGGAAGGAGTTAATCTACCAAACTTTGTGGCTGCCAGCAGGTATCACTGAGACTACAGAACCTTCAGGATACAACATTTGAAAAAGATTCTGTGTGCTGTGCATGTGCCAGACTTCAGTTTTTAGCACTGAAGAGTGTATCTGTTACACTCCAATGAACACATCCACTGGGGGCACTGAACACTCTTGACAGCTTTGGACTACAGCAAGGGACCGCCAGAAACCCAGcatccttccccagcaccaccacaaaCTCTCGACCCTGGGTCTGTTCAAAGCCACTGTGGTCACAGCAAACCCATCATGAATAtaggaggagggaggaaggagcctGCATTTTCAACTTCTGAATTCAAAGTCAGTTCCAATATCTTCAAACCAGTTTTCTGCtagcagaaagaaggaaattttatCTTCCATTAATTAAGACAAATAGAACTAAGTCAAGCCAAGACAATCTAACAATCTACTGATTCCTACAGCATCCAACAGCAGGTGCTCAGAGTCCCGTCCTTCTCACTTGAGTTGTTCCTTACCTATTGGAAGCATGCAGGGACACACCGTAACTCTGAGCTATCTGCAGCAACTGCTGCTTCAACAGCTCCTAGAGTGGTCAGAGCTTAGTAAGTCTTATATTATAGGATGTCTATAACAAACTAGCATTGCAAATGATCACACATTTAGCCTTTTTTCACTAGTAGTTTACAAGGAACGCTTAAAAATCACAGTATTTGATATTTTGAAGATGTGATAACAGGCATCATTGGGAAGAAAGAATTATAGGCAGCATTTAATTTCTGACCTGCCACGCCTGCAGTTCCAAGTTCTTGTTCTTTCGCATCCTTTGATGTATTTTCAGCTCCTTGTTCATCATCACTGTTGTCAGCAGGAGATTCTGGTTCCTCAGGTTCTATCAAAATTTCATATTCTGGAAAAAGGAATTCGTTATGCTCTGGAATTGCATCTGCCGAGTCATCtagaaaacagaagacagaTACCACTTCACAACGTCATCTCGGTATTTCATGTCCTTCTCCCCAAAAGCTGCATAGCAAACTACATCGCAGAAACACTGCATGAGCAAGAAAGATTTACATCACTGCTAGACCTGGCCCGAAGCTAAGAAACACGGCTACGTTAAGGACAGCGGAAAACTGCACCAGGCGTCCTGTTGCTTTGAACAACCTCTGTAAATCCAAGTGGCGTGGAAGGCACACCAGACAGTGCTAGCAGCAGCATTTAAGACCTCAAAAGTTGCAGCTCGGCAGCTCGGCGCAGAATTAACCACAGGCTGGCACTCGTGTCGAGCTGCCCGTGTTCCAGAGGTCCCCGATGGGCGCGGACCCACCTCCGGCGGCGAGCTGCCCGCAGGAGCGGCGATGCCCGCGCCGCCAGTCCAGCGCCTGGTGCTCGGGCCCGCAGTAGGCGGCGCGGCGGCAGCGCCCGCAGCTGCGCGGCCCGAGGCAGCCGCAGACGCGGCACAGCGCGGCGCCGCTGCCCAGCCGccgggggggcgcgggggccgggcccgggggcGGCTCCTCGGGGGGCGGCTCCTCGGAGTACGTGTCGTTCCGCCGCGGCAGCTGGTTCCGGAACACTGCGGGCGAGACGCGCCGGTCAGCGGGGAGGCGGCCGGCGGCCCTcgccccatccctccctgcgTCCCCGCGCCTCACCGCGGAAGGGCCCGCTCGGGCCCGCCGGGCGGTAGCAGGCGGGGCTGCGGCAGGCGAACACGAAGAGGGTGCGGTGGAAGGCGTCGGGGCGGCCGGGCAGCGGCGCGtacagctggagcaggaaggcgcagggctgctggcagcggCCGCAGCGcagggcggcggggcccggcagCCCGGCCTCGCCCAGCCACGCCGGCCGGCCCCCGACCTTGCTGGGGAAGCAGGCGCTGCGCAGCCGCCAGGCACCGCCCGggccctccgccgccgccgccgcgaaACCCAGCTCCACGCCGGGAGCCATGCGGCTTCTCGTGGGCCGCcgggagggaaggaaggagcggCGCTGCGCCGGCCCCACCCCGCCGGCAGCGTCCGCGGCTCGGCCCCGCCCCTGTCCCGCCTCCGCTTTTGTATCGGAGgtctgggaaaaataaatacccGGGGAGAcgagggcagagctctgccgCGTCAACCGACAGCGCAGTCAGCAGCGAGACGGGGGTAAGAGAGAAGACAAACAGGTTATCGACGGTGCTTTAATTCAATGTTTAAATATAACATTCattaagtaattaaaataatgccaagctgtcttaaaaaaaaataaaaaaacaacaaaaccaaaaccaacccaaacacaaaataccgaaacacaaaacccaacacaaatATCAGTTCTGGTTATTGCCCAGGGTTTGATTTGTGCTCTTCATTCATGAGGGCCTTGCCCTGAATTTAGCCAGCCAGCAATGTTTTTTTCTaagtattaattttaatagcaagtcttttaatttcctgttaCATTTTCACATCCATGAAATATTTGAAACCAATCACATTCCTTGTTACAAGTCTAGAAAAATGGATTTAGGTAGCCATTGCTGTGCACGtctctaaatatttattttaaaaaaagagacaatgtttaatttgttttaaaaaacaaaacatggtGAGGATGTACATACACCTCTAAGCCCCTCAGCAGCAATTCCAAAGTGGTAATGGAGAGCTGTCCAGCTGAAGAAACACTTCTGTGCCTCCCACGCTTGCAGGCTGGCTGGGCAAGAAGGGAACCTCATCTGTTCCTATCCCTGCTCCAGCGGGGCAGTGGTCCATGTTCTCAGCAGGAGCTTACATCCACTCAGCATCAGGAACCATTTAGAGTCGTGCAGCCACAGGTTTCTGTACAGGTATCCGAGCatctaacaaaaaaacccacactaaATACTTCTGATCAACATGCTGTAAGCAGCACACCAATAAACTACTTCTTACTTTACTGCCACTGGTTGCACAGTATGCGAAATGTATGCGACACcagaaaaagcataaaaatataaagcacTACATCTAACATATGTGCATTGTCCAAAGTAAAATTTGAGAAGCTCTCTTCATATTAGAGAACACTTACCAAACATGTCCAGGATTTTACCAACAGCCTCTTGATTTACATTATAAGTGAATCCATTGGGCCTACaattaccaaaaaaaagttTACTCCACAAATATTTCTTATTCCAGTAATTTCTACACAAATAATCGgacttaaaacattttcataattACATAATTTGTTTTATCCTGCCTGcatatatttcaaatttaagAACATGTCAGACTTCTACTCAAGAACAGTCATGGTTTCTTTATCTTCTCTCTTGTTCACAGTCCCCAAATTCTGTTGcatttaatttattccttttactTGAAAGAGGAATTTAGCTGTAGACCTTTATCTTAACCTATTCATTTAATGAACAGAGGTGTAAGAAAATTGCTCAGGTCATCAGCTATGTTCTGTCAAACACTCAAGATACTGCAAGGACTTGTTGTATTGGGGACTTCCATGATCATACTTTTAAACACAGGAAGAAGCACCACAACACAAATTCATTTGATAACAGAATAGTGCGTAATACAGCAAGAGGTTGGTTTTAATCTTAGGCCTATAAACCATGAACTGTGTAATAAGACTTGAATGATTAAACTTTCAGTTAAATTGCTTTGAAGTTAGTTCAGTGCTGAAGTCCCCCAAAATTAGCAGTATTCCTGATAATTGCTTACATTGCCTGATAAGGCTCAAAGTAGCacactgtattaaaaataagcaGTGCTGTTCTTTTCTTATCAGAGCCTTGGGAGGAAAGTTGAACACCAAAAGGTAAAGAGAATCAGAAGCAGCCTACTAGTGAGTTAATGAATTTTGTTGTTAGGTCCCACAGGAGTCTTTCCACTATGAGGGCATGCCATTCCACTATCCACATCATCTACAGAAGGAACTATTGGGTCTTCTCCATGACTCCAGTAAATACAGTCCACCTCTGGTGCTTGGGCAGTTGGGGTTCTGCTGTTCCACTAGGAACTCAGACATTAAGAATTGCCACTAAGATTTCTATACACCAGAAATCTAGCATAACTTAcgttttcttcttcttcactgCACCCAATTGCACAAGAGCTGATAAGGCATTTTTCTGCATGTCAGAAGACAGCGCTTCATAACACTGTGTACTCCCTATGGAGAAGGTAGAAACACAATTagaatttttataattttcaattAACAGGCTACTCTTGTAAAATCATAACAGCAGTACACACCCTTCTCGAGAAGTTGAAAAACAAAGTTGCGGACTGCGGGTATAAACTGCTTCTCAGTAAAtgcttctttcatttcctttgagAGGTATCTGAAAATTAACTgacattttcaagaaaatgaGCATTCCTTTCTTTAAGATTGTCAGCTTGTAATGAATTATAAACAGATGTGTCCTTGTAAGTAGTACTATTCCACTTTGAAAAGCATAGGAGAGGAACTCAAAAGGTACCATTGCACAGGGCATCTGAAAGTTTTATTACTGTTGTACAAGTAAGAGAATCCCAATATTAAAATAGGACTCAGTATTTATCTAATAGCTACCTTAGACATTTAATGTccaagtttaattttttaaagcaataccTGTtctgaagatgagaaaaaatgggCACATAGTACAGTTCCACCCACCTCACACATCAGATCACTAACTAGATTGCACTATGTTAAACATCTACATCTCAGTAATCTTATACTGACTTACCTGAGATTTTAGCCTTCTGGGTTTGTATGCATTGTTTACTACAGGAATGTAAGTGTTTAATCTTATTAAAACCTTGGAAAAACCAGAAGAATTTAAAGACATATGAATGGAATTAATGACTTCCATAAAAGCTATCAGATAGGAGATGCAAAGTCATTTCCACACCTGGG
This window contains:
- the PDCD2 gene encoding programmed cell death protein 2, whose product is MAPGVELGFAAAAAEGPGGAWRLRSACFPSKVGGRPAWLGEAGLPGPAALRCGRCQQPCAFLLQLYAPLPGRPDAFHRTLFVFACRSPACYRPAGPSGPFRVFRNQLPRRNDTYSEEPPPEEPPPGPAPAPPRRLGSGAALCRVCGCLGPRSCGRCRRAAYCGPEHQALDWRRGHRRSCGQLAAGDDSADAIPEHNEFLFPEYEILIEPEEPESPADNSDDEQGAENTSKDAKEQELGTAGVADEAFQSLDEETLEAMAKHETGEEKIFQMFKKQVAAEPEQIIRYCRGGEGPLWVSGENRPEEKDIPNCVCGAKRKFEFQIMPQLLNHLQVDSLGESIDWGTLVVYTCADSCGGANLYLEEFIWKQDYSMGCTI